ACGAACTTTTAGGGATGATATGCGTTAATACTGATGAGTCCATCTTTAAGGAACTTAACAGTACAATTGATACAATGGAATTACTCTTGAGAACCTATCGTCAAAATCAAACGGAAGAACATTCGGTCATCCCCGAAACATTCTCACGTTCAATTGAGGAAATGGCTGAGAATACAGTTCTCGAACTCTCTGTTTCCAAAGGAATTCCTGTTGATAAATTCAAACAAGAAGATAAATTCGAAACGATTGAAGTGCTTTATGACAGTGGCTTCTTCTTACTCAAAGGGGCAGTTCCGGAGATTGCAAGAATGCTTAAGATTTCTGAACCAACAGTCTATCGTTACCTACAAAACGTCAAAGCAAAAGATAATTAATGAGAAAACCAGCCAATTGGCTGGTTTTTTAGTTTTGTTCTTTCTTTTGCAAGAGCACTGCGAATACTACAATTAATCCTTTGAAGGCCTCACGCAAGAAGGGTGGTACACCCAAGAGATTCAGAAGGTTGTTCATAACCGCAATAATCAATGTACCCAAAACAGTTCCGGCTATCGAACCACGACCGCCCGACATGCTTGTACCCCCAACAATTACTGCAGCAATTGCATCCATTTCATAACCACTTCCAGCGTTGGCAAAGTCCATTGAACCAATACGCGCAACTTGAAGTACGGATGCAATCGCAACGAGGAATCCAATCAATGTATAAATACCGATGCGAACACGGTCAACATTGATACCCGATAGTTTCGCAGCACGTTGGTTTGATCCAATTGCAAAGATGCGACGACCAAATCGAGTTTTCTTTGCGACATACGCCAGAATGAGCGCTGCAATAATCCAGTAAATTATTGGTAATAAATAACGGCCACCAATTTTGTAATTGGCAATGTTGAGAAATCCTGCCGGTACGGTTGGCGTGACCGATTGCATAAAGTGTTGCGTAACACTACGGAATATTTTCATTGTTCCCAATGTTGCGATAAATGGCGGAATTTTTCCTTTAGATATGAGCAAACCCGTCCCAGTCCCCAGTAAGATCCCCATCGCCAACGCGACAATGATTCCGATAATATAGGCAGGTAAACCTGTGATTCCTATCGATGTAAGAATTCCTGTTGCACTTCCATCGATGAAGAGCATCAATACTGCACTGATGGCAACAAGCATTGAACCAACCGAAAGCTCAATACCCCCAGAAATGATAACAAAAGTCATTCCCAAGGCAATAATACCCACACTGGCATTATTACGAAGAATGTTGAGCATATTGTTAACCCATGCATCGAGCCATGCCATAAATGATGGATAGTTAAACCCCAGTGCTGCTGTTTGCAAGGCAATCATCACCAAAAGTGCGATACCGGTACTAAATACAGGATTCTCAGACCACATGTGTTTGATGTTCTCAAAATTAAATTTCTT
The window above is part of the Erysipelothrix sp. HDW6C genome. Proteins encoded here:
- a CDS encoding transcriptional regulator, whose product is MDFNPTEYLKKYIPVIDFLAELLGKNSEIVLHDLTNLDSSVLAIRNNYITKREVGAPATDYVLRALKTGINEGLDYTVGYREIANRDHKQLKSASFYLRKDNELLGMICVNTDESIFKELNSTIDTMELLLRTYRQNQTEEHSVIPETFSRSIEEMAENTVLELSVSKGIPVDKFKQEDKFETIEVLYDSGFFLLKGAVPEIARMLKISEPTVYRYLQNVKAKDN
- a CDS encoding ABC transporter permease — its product is MKKEVTSMEAIKKKFNFENIKHMWSENPVFSTGIALLVMIALQTAALGFNYPSFMAWLDAWVNNMLNILRNNASVGIIALGMTFVIISGGIELSVGSMLVAISAVLMLFIDGSATGILTSIGITGLPAYIIGIIVALAMGILLGTGTGLLISKGKIPPFIATLGTMKIFRSVTQHFMQSVTPTVPAGFLNIANYKIGGRYLLPIIYWIIAALILAYVAKKTRFGRRIFAIGSNQRAAKLSGINVDRVRIGIYTLIGFLVAIASVLQVARIGSMDFANAGSGYEMDAIAAVIVGGTSMSGGRGSIAGTVLGTLIIAVMNNLLNLLGVPPFLREAFKGLIVVFAVLLQKKEQN